The following proteins are co-located in the Thermodesulfobacteriota bacterium genome:
- the tsf gene encoding translation elongation factor Ts has protein sequence MADITAQMVKEIRDRTGAPFIDCKKALEEVGGDFDKAIEILKIKGVAKASKKVGRETPEGTIVTYVHAGGKIGVMVEVNCETDFVARNEDFQTFAKEVAMQIAASNPRYVSREDVPEAELEKEKEIMKAQVIESGKPAEIADKIAEGKIEKFFEENCLIDQVYIRDSKVKINDLLQALIAKVGENIKVRRFTRYQLGESLD, from the coding sequence ATGGCCGATATTACTGCACAGATGGTAAAGGAAATAAGGGACAGGACCGGGGCGCCGTTCATAGACTGTAAAAAAGCGCTCGAAGAGGTCGGGGGTGATTTCGATAAAGCTATAGAGATACTGAAAATAAAGGGCGTCGCGAAGGCTTCGAAGAAAGTCGGCCGCGAAACGCCGGAAGGCACGATAGTTACCTACGTCCACGCGGGCGGCAAGATCGGCGTCATGGTCGAGGTGAACTGCGAGACGGACTTCGTCGCGAGGAACGAGGATTTCCAGACCTTCGCGAAGGAAGTCGCCATGCAGATAGCCGCAAGCAACCCGAGGTACGTAAGCAGGGAGGACGTTCCCGAGGCCGAGCTCGAAAAGGAAAAGGAGATCATGAAGGCCCAGGTCATCGAGTCCGGGAAGCCTGCAGAAATAGCGGACAAGATCGCAGAGGGCAAGATAGAAAAATTCTTCGAAGAGAACTGCCTTATCGATCAGGTATACATAAGGGACTCCAAGGTCAAGATAAACGACCTCCTTCAGGCCCTCATAGCCAAGGTCGGCGAGAACATAAAGGTCAGAAGATTTACCCGTTACCAGCTCGGCGAATCGCTGGACTAA
- the rpsB gene encoding 30S ribosomal protein S2 produces MVEETQPTENVNEVISMKQLLEAGVHFGHQISHWNPKMKEFIFGSRNGIHIIDLQQTVGLFKKAYNFVRDTVADGGEILFVGTKKQAQGIIAEETTRAGMPYINTRWLGGTLTNFNTIRGRVDYLLELKKLEEEGQMEMLPKKEAKGLKREIQKLEHLLGGITGMKRIPQALYIVDTRKEHIAVHEARRLGIPIVAVIDTNSDPADADYIIPSNDDAIRAIKLFTSRIADACVEGKHIYDQKLQAGEVEKKPDQQQVVVERKVFVFKEFGGESTQEDSTSVAVSESPTGQEPSQAGAAKEKQQTQFAAPSTEAGNSTKDSPETEN; encoded by the coding sequence ATGGTTGAAGAAACGCAACCGACAGAGAACGTCAATGAAGTTATAAGCATGAAGCAGCTCCTCGAAGCCGGGGTCCATTTCGGCCACCAGATAAGCCACTGGAATCCGAAGATGAAGGAGTTCATCTTCGGCAGCAGGAACGGTATACACATAATTGACCTGCAGCAGACGGTGGGTCTGTTCAAAAAGGCTTACAATTTCGTGAGAGACACCGTTGCGGACGGCGGAGAGATCCTCTTCGTGGGCACCAAAAAGCAGGCCCAGGGCATAATAGCCGAGGAAACGACGAGGGCGGGAATGCCGTACATCAACACCAGGTGGCTCGGCGGAACGCTGACCAATTTCAACACCATAAGGGGCCGTGTGGACTATCTCCTCGAGCTCAAGAAACTCGAAGAGGAAGGCCAGATGGAGATGCTCCCGAAGAAGGAAGCAAAGGGGCTCAAGAGAGAGATACAGAAGCTCGAGCACCTTCTCGGCGGAATAACCGGCATGAAGAGGATCCCGCAGGCCCTTTATATAGTGGACACCCGTAAGGAGCACATAGCGGTGCACGAAGCGAGAAGGCTGGGCATTCCGATCGTTGCCGTTATAGACACCAATTCCGACCCGGCCGACGCGGATTACATAATCCCGAGCAACGACGACGCTATAAGAGCTATAAAGCTTTTCACGTCGAGGATCGCCGACGCCTGCGTCGAGGGAAAGCACATATACGACCAGAAGCTCCAGGCCGGAGAGGTCGAGAAGAAGCCCGATCAGCAGCAGGTGGTCGTCGAAAGGAAGGTCTTCGTATTCAAGGAATTCGGAGGCGAATCCACACAGGAAGATTCGACGTCGGTAGCCGTTTCTGAGAGCCCCACCGGGCAGGAGCCTTCCCAGGCAGGCGCAGCGAAAGAAAAGCAGCAAACGCAGTTCGCCGCCCCCTCGACCGAAGCGGGAAACAGCACCAAGGATTCGCCGGAAACGGAGAATTAA
- a CDS encoding diacylglycerol kinase family lipid kinase → MELRFYSMHGNLKEPRYLFIINPAAGQGRTAGLFTSLKSRLEKQGASFDFRITRVPGDAIGFAREGAERGFTHIISVGGDGTSHEVVRGLMGTPAVFGTIPSGSGNDFPKAAGVPLDPMRALDTLFSGGVKSVDVGKLGDRFFINGLGIGLDGAVSHRFKKLRLLRGQLGYIFGAVQEAMTFEGFVTGVKIGDWEYSGRLLLAGASNGMYQGGKFKLAPEADVGDGLLDFHIIKDMKSLQRLVKIPKVLSGTHAGLEEVELRRGPEMEITVERALPAHMDGEPFYLRPGTHKISILPAALKVMTTPDSD, encoded by the coding sequence ATGGAGCTTAGATTTTACTCCATGCACGGGAATTTAAAAGAGCCCAGATACCTGTTTATTATCAACCCGGCGGCGGGACAGGGGAGGACTGCAGGCCTGTTCACCTCGCTCAAGTCACGGCTGGAAAAACAGGGCGCCAGCTTCGATTTCAGAATAACACGCGTTCCGGGGGACGCGATAGGGTTCGCCCGCGAAGGGGCGGAGAGGGGATTTACACACATTATCTCCGTCGGCGGCGACGGGACGTCTCACGAGGTCGTAAGGGGCCTTATGGGTACGCCGGCCGTTTTCGGGACGATCCCCTCGGGGAGCGGCAACGACTTCCCCAAGGCGGCGGGCGTGCCGCTCGACCCCATGCGAGCCCTCGATACTCTCTTTTCGGGCGGCGTAAAGTCCGTGGACGTAGGGAAGCTCGGTGACAGGTTCTTTATAAACGGGCTCGGCATAGGGCTCGACGGGGCGGTGTCTCACCGCTTCAAGAAGCTCAGGCTCCTCCGGGGCCAGCTCGGGTACATATTCGGGGCGGTGCAGGAGGCTATGACCTTCGAGGGATTCGTGACGGGCGTAAAGATAGGCGACTGGGAATACAGCGGCCGGCTCCTTCTCGCCGGGGCGTCGAACGGCATGTACCAGGGCGGGAAGTTCAAGCTCGCGCCCGAGGCCGACGTCGGCGACGGGCTCCTCGATTTTCACATCATAAAGGACATGAAGTCCCTTCAAAGGCTCGTCAAGATACCGAAGGTGCTTTCAGGCACCCACGCCGGCCTCGAGGAGGTCGAGCTCAGGCGCGGCCCCGAGATGGAGATCACCGTCGAGCGCGCCCTCCCGGCGCACATGGACGGCGAGCCGTTTTACCTCCGGCCGGGGACGCATAAAATCAGCATCCTCCCGGCGGCGCTCAAGGTAATGACAACGCCGGATTCGGACTAG
- a CDS encoding lysophospholipid acyltransferase family protein yields the protein MIKILKTVFYWLAFLTYTLVFGIIGITLALISPSSAIKYAVRPWGKMIILTTGVTLDVKGLENIPGEPSIIMYNHQSVYDIFTFMAILPIDWKAVMKKEVLDMPFIGWVSKVAGHYFVARDGSERDTKEVKKIAERIRSGPSVLIAPEGTRSKDGKLLPFQKGGFFIAMLAGVPIVPMVMMGGAKIYAKTSWVVNPGTMKVRILPPVYPGDLPRGKAGREELMRIVRQSMEEVIEKEGDF from the coding sequence ATGATTAAAATATTAAAAACTGTTTTCTACTGGCTGGCTTTTCTGACTTATACGCTGGTTTTCGGAATAATCGGCATCACCCTTGCCCTCATATCGCCGTCGTCCGCTATTAAATACGCCGTAAGGCCATGGGGGAAGATGATAATACTGACGACCGGCGTCACGCTCGACGTCAAGGGGCTCGAGAACATCCCCGGGGAGCCCTCAATAATAATGTATAACCACCAGAGCGTTTACGATATCTTCACATTCATGGCCATCCTTCCTATAGACTGGAAGGCAGTCATGAAGAAAGAGGTCCTCGACATGCCGTTCATCGGTTGGGTGTCGAAAGTGGCGGGGCATTATTTCGTCGCCAGGGACGGCTCGGAAAGGGACACGAAAGAGGTGAAGAAGATTGCGGAGCGCATACGCTCGGGCCCGTCCGTGCTCATAGCCCCCGAGGGTACGCGAAGCAAGGACGGCAAGCTGCTCCCGTTCCAGAAGGGCGGGTTCTTCATAGCGATGCTGGCCGGCGTGCCCATAGTGCCGATGGTCATGATGGGCGGGGCCAAGATATACGCCAAGACCTCCTGGGTGGTCAACCCCGGGACGATGAAGGTCAGGATTCTCCCGCCCGTATACCCGGGCGACCTCCCGCGCGGCAAGGCGGGGCGCGAGGAGCTTATGAGAATCGTCAGGCAAAGCATGGAGGAAGTCATCGAAAAAGAGGGCGATTTCTGA
- a CDS encoding non-ribosomal peptide synthase, with the protein MDNQTFADLELKTIIGLAGMPVHKDLVNPRMPLEMAKKVRVTFRPLPRDYGNQIVIRFRDKLEQKLRENGVQVIPWDEAAEVPSGLASKLLRTRKVKSNIHAVVDVKREYSLTRTLFSRLAESIYVHTRKPNRSVMEILKISGWADDFTARYVQDPFNTQIITLMPLEPEFADSGTTYDRKIAIGLKNLISTMSEIVMGIAPDKFSLVNMNLSDSIYMNDELDGFVVTSLIPKIYAPIKPPVLMRFKKGEYVPSSSVFAQQLAELGKRVEPTALFPQGSKFSEKISRLSHRDVVETILEGRTGVSYGFIAIAESPGYEGPVTVTKEEWEAFGVVESLNDPNVRENGSGRWYVKTTIRGGEIYQQVPDIWIVTSRSGSDKTNLDYNTDIVRIGVIKGKLYLETPKGVDLHRKDIRPSFDTYVILAQALATALYMPDLIKDGLPILHFHGYPDPTWFTESEYFAGARNPSLPCGTIEAALLNYSAIYEVANKNGKDIRMLCLVESDHGVNVLGLDKDYLVKRLSEGVLSGRVMLGGRYLPDLRRHGLVPEPGDGETQKVAGSAN; encoded by the coding sequence ATGGATAATCAAACGTTTGCCGATCTCGAGCTTAAAACCATAATCGGCCTTGCCGGGATGCCGGTGCACAAAGACCTCGTAAATCCAAGGATGCCGCTCGAAATGGCCAAGAAGGTCAGGGTTACGTTCAGGCCTCTTCCGAGGGATTACGGGAATCAGATAGTAATAAGGTTCAGGGACAAGCTCGAGCAGAAGCTCCGCGAAAACGGCGTCCAGGTCATCCCGTGGGACGAGGCCGCCGAGGTCCCGTCCGGGCTCGCCTCGAAGCTCCTCCGCACGAGGAAGGTAAAGAGCAACATCCACGCGGTCGTGGACGTAAAGAGGGAATATTCCCTCACGCGGACACTCTTCAGCAGGCTCGCCGAGAGCATTTACGTACATACGAGAAAGCCCAACCGCTCCGTCATGGAGATACTCAAAATAAGCGGCTGGGCGGACGATTTCACGGCGAGATACGTCCAGGACCCGTTCAACACCCAGATTATCACGCTCATGCCGCTCGAGCCCGAGTTTGCCGACAGCGGCACGACATATGACCGCAAGATAGCGATAGGCCTCAAGAACCTCATAAGCACGATGTCCGAGATCGTCATGGGCATAGCGCCGGACAAGTTCTCGCTCGTCAACATGAACCTTTCGGATTCCATATACATGAACGATGAGCTCGACGGGTTCGTGGTGACGTCGCTCATACCAAAAATCTACGCGCCCATAAAGCCCCCCGTCCTCATGAGGTTCAAAAAGGGCGAATACGTGCCGTCGTCTTCCGTCTTCGCACAGCAGCTCGCCGAGCTCGGAAAGCGCGTCGAGCCGACCGCCCTTTTCCCCCAGGGCTCGAAGTTCAGCGAGAAGATATCCAGGCTCTCCCACAGGGACGTCGTCGAAACGATCCTCGAAGGCAGGACGGGCGTGTCTTACGGCTTCATAGCGATAGCCGAGTCGCCCGGGTACGAGGGGCCGGTCACGGTCACGAAGGAAGAGTGGGAAGCGTTCGGCGTGGTCGAGAGCCTTAACGACCCCAACGTCAGGGAAAACGGCTCGGGAAGGTGGTATGTCAAGACGACCATAAGGGGCGGGGAGATATATCAGCAGGTGCCCGACATCTGGATCGTAACCTCGCGCTCCGGGAGCGACAAGACCAACCTCGACTACAATACCGACATAGTAAGGATAGGCGTCATAAAAGGGAAGCTCTACCTCGAAACCCCGAAGGGCGTCGACCTCCACAGGAAGGACATACGCCCTTCGTTCGATACGTACGTCATTCTGGCGCAGGCTCTGGCGACGGCGCTCTACATGCCGGATCTTATAAAAGACGGCCTCCCGATACTCCATTTCCACGGCTATCCCGACCCGACGTGGTTCACCGAAAGCGAGTACTTCGCCGGGGCGCGCAATCCGTCTCTCCCGTGCGGTACGATAGAGGCGGCCCTTCTCAATTACTCAGCCATATACGAGGTCGCCAACAAGAACGGGAAAGACATCCGCATGCTCTGCCTCGTCGAATCCGACCACGGCGTCAACGTGCTCGGGCTCGACAAGGACTACCTCGTAAAGAGGCTGAGCGAGGGCGTTCTCAGCGGCCGCGTGATGCTGGGCGGAAGATACCTGCCCGATCTCAGGCGGCACGGGCTCGTGCCCGAGCCGGGCGACGGCGAGACCCAAAAGGTCGCGGGCTCGGCGAACTGA
- a CDS encoding histidine phosphatase family protein, producing MNTAKLYLGRHCKTEWNLERKLIGSTDLPLCEFGWNEAKETLPLVKTYGFDRIVTSPLQRAHQTSRYYADSLGIPLDVHEGLRELDHGDWNGQKYDDLLADPSSRFKEWFIDGDVSIPIPNAPETLEEVQERIKKTIKEIALAYPGEKVLVVTHKHIRSLLTCYLKGESLSNFRKNIDEAVEPIEFPEEDLVKLL from the coding sequence GTGAACACAGCGAAACTATATCTTGGCCGTCACTGCAAGACGGAATGGAATCTCGAAAGGAAGCTTATCGGCTCGACCGACCTTCCGCTTTGCGAATTCGGGTGGAACGAGGCTAAGGAAACGCTGCCGCTGGTTAAGACATACGGCTTCGACAGGATAGTGACGAGCCCGCTCCAGCGCGCGCACCAGACCTCCAGGTACTACGCCGACAGCCTCGGCATCCCGCTCGACGTGCACGAAGGCCTCCGCGAGCTTGACCACGGCGACTGGAACGGGCAGAAGTACGACGACCTCCTCGCCGATCCGTCGTCGAGGTTCAAGGAATGGTTCATCGACGGCGACGTCAGCATACCCATACCGAACGCCCCCGAGACGCTCGAAGAGGTCCAGGAGCGCATCAAGAAGACCATAAAGGAAATCGCGCTCGCGTATCCAGGCGAGAAGGTCCTCGTCGTTACGCACAAGCATATAAGGTCGCTCCTCACGTGCTACCTCAAAGGCGAGAGCCTGTCCAACTTCAGGAAGAATATCGACGAAGCCGTCGAGCCGATAGAGTTCCCCGAAGAAGACCTGGTGAAGCTTCTTTAA
- a CDS encoding carboxylate--amine ligase, with protein MAKNTGIDNTPAIVIKLDSITGLDTARILSGYGIPVYGIADDRRHYCTKTGACRGVFFTDTSGDGLVGMLLDLAAKFKSKPVLFPCSDESVRLISARRETLREFYNFVIPDDDVLLMYMNKESFYRRACQKGFPVPDTFLLETGSGLESLSDEAEFPLIVKPALKSPEWIECFKDKVIKVNTRAELGGVIERASKITKGIIVQKWIKGGDSNLVSSIFYYGRNGALQASFVSRKLRQWYTENGDACLAEECRNDEVARIARELLSGTGFSGIGSIEFKLDDESGEYYILEANVGRPVTRIGMTEAAGVPVLYTMYCDASGLPLPRDREQKYRGTKWISFHRDLQASWKYYRDGKLTIWGWLKSLYGVRSFAVLSLRDPMPFISLVGDGLSGLFKNPAK; from the coding sequence ATGGCTAAAAACACCGGCATCGACAACACCCCCGCCATCGTCATCAAGCTCGATTCCATAACCGGGCTCGATACGGCGAGGATACTTTCGGGCTACGGCATACCCGTCTACGGCATAGCAGACGACCGGCGGCATTACTGCACGAAGACCGGCGCCTGCCGCGGGGTGTTTTTTACGGACACCTCCGGAGACGGGCTTGTCGGCATGCTTCTCGACCTCGCCGCGAAATTTAAATCGAAGCCTGTCCTCTTCCCGTGCAGCGACGAAAGCGTCCGCTTGATCTCCGCCCGTAGAGAAACTCTTCGCGAATTCTATAATTTCGTGATACCGGACGACGACGTTCTCCTTATGTACATGAATAAGGAGAGTTTTTACAGGCGCGCCTGTCAGAAGGGTTTCCCCGTACCCGATACTTTTTTACTCGAAACGGGTTCGGGGCTCGAAAGCCTTTCGGACGAAGCGGAATTCCCACTCATCGTAAAACCCGCGCTCAAATCCCCGGAGTGGATCGAATGCTTCAAGGATAAGGTGATAAAGGTAAATACACGCGCCGAGCTCGGGGGCGTTATAGAAAGGGCCTCGAAAATTACGAAAGGAATAATAGTCCAGAAGTGGATAAAGGGCGGTGACTCGAATCTCGTATCTTCCATTTTTTACTACGGCAGGAACGGGGCGCTACAGGCGTCGTTCGTCTCGCGTAAGCTCCGGCAATGGTACACGGAAAACGGCGACGCCTGCCTCGCGGAAGAATGCAGGAACGACGAAGTCGCCCGCATCGCGCGCGAGCTCCTCTCCGGCACCGGGTTCAGCGGTATAGGCTCGATCGAATTCAAGCTCGACGACGAGAGCGGCGAGTATTATATACTCGAGGCCAACGTCGGGCGTCCCGTTACGAGGATCGGGATGACCGAAGCCGCGGGCGTCCCGGTTCTCTATACGATGTACTGCGACGCCTCGGGGCTGCCGCTCCCCCGGGACAGGGAGCAGAAGTATAGAGGTACGAAGTGGATTTCGTTTCACCGCGACCTCCAGGCGTCGTGGAAATATTACAGGGACGGAAAGCTCACGATATGGGGCTGGCTGAAATCGCTTTACGGCGTGAGGTCATTCGCGGTTCTGTCCCTTAGGGACCCTATGCCTTTCATCTCGCTCGTCGGGGACGGGCTTTCGGGATTATTCAAAAATCCGGCGAAATGA
- a CDS encoding IPTL-CTERM sorting domain-containing protein — translation MKLKITLSALIFLSLLVIPGLEANAQTYLPVGPQTNVPEDTVTDGGWVECYRDTYEVHMNADTVLDACEGNLLMLTCRETGSSTIALLAQGERGDVTFDTGDNEDILHVANGVGWYFNNTDTDSWGFVRAGDTVSKNNCDVEDSGANDQRLCWHLNDAGGYRCGSEDDLNESNSYERVVYVASDLPPPPPSVTTVPTLSEWGLIAMAGLIGITGLLVMRRRKLTA, via the coding sequence ATGAAACTCAAAATAACATTATCGGCTTTGATTTTCCTGTCACTGCTTGTGATACCGGGCTTAGAGGCGAATGCACAGACCTACCTTCCCGTAGGTCCCCAAACGAATGTGCCCGAAGACACGGTAACGGACGGCGGATGGGTGGAATGCTACAGGGATACGTACGAAGTCCATATGAATGCCGACACAGTTCTCGATGCATGTGAGGGCAATCTCCTTATGCTGACCTGCCGCGAGACCGGGAGCTCCACCATAGCGCTTCTGGCCCAGGGCGAGCGGGGCGACGTCACTTTCGACACCGGTGATAATGAAGATATCCTTCACGTGGCCAACGGAGTGGGCTGGTATTTTAATAACACCGACACAGACTCCTGGGGGTTTGTCAGGGCCGGGGATACCGTGAGTAAGAACAACTGCGATGTCGAGGACAGCGGAGCAAACGACCAGAGGCTTTGCTGGCACCTGAATGACGCTGGAGGATACCGCTGCGGATCTGAGGATGATCTGAACGAATCGAATTCCTATGAGCGCGTGGTATATGTGGCTTCGGATTTGCCGCCGCCTCCGCCGAGCGTTACGACCGTCCCCACCCTTTCCGAGTGGGGCCTGATAGCGATGGCGGGACTTATTGGAATCACCGGGCTTCTGGTTATGCGCAGAAGGAAATTAACGGCCTGA
- a CDS encoding sigma-70 family RNA polymerase sigma factor, with protein MDKTVNAADLPDSKLLERITGGDREAFKTLYGRYVRQVFSFTFKLTGDSKMAEEITNDVFFDVWKGAGGFQGRSAVSTWVFGIAHNKSMNALRKKTPDPVDPEEFVRVANPGAGAEEIVEKKDRSERMKKALGELSPDHRTVLELTFFEGMSYQEIAEVMDCPVNTVKTRMFYAREKLKETLAKYGISQEDSVQ; from the coding sequence ATGGACAAAACGGTAAACGCGGCGGATTTGCCGGATTCAAAGCTGCTCGAAAGAATAACGGGCGGCGACAGGGAAGCTTTCAAAACTCTCTACGGGAGATATGTGAGACAGGTGTTTTCGTTCACATTCAAGCTGACCGGGGATTCGAAAATGGCTGAAGAGATTACGAACGACGTTTTCTTCGACGTGTGGAAAGGCGCGGGCGGCTTTCAGGGGAGGTCCGCGGTTTCGACGTGGGTCTTCGGCATCGCGCACAATAAATCCATGAACGCGCTCAGGAAGAAAACGCCCGATCCGGTAGACCCCGAGGAATTCGTAAGGGTCGCGAACCCCGGCGCCGGGGCTGAAGAAATAGTCGAGAAAAAAGACAGGTCCGAGAGAATGAAGAAGGCGCTCGGCGAGCTCTCGCCGGACCACAGGACGGTTCTGGAGCTCACCTTTTTCGAGGGCATGTCGTATCAGGAGATAGCCGAGGTCATGGACTGTCCCGTGAACACCGTGAAAACGCGTATGTTCTACGCCAGGGAAAAGCTCAAGGAGACGCTGGCGAAGTACGGCATATCGCAGGAGGATTCCGTACAATGA
- a CDS encoding zf-HC2 domain-containing protein: MTAEKNSHEEIKLLLPWYLSGKLGADELETVKRHLAECDDCAGEIEELGFMGAAITEPDEALDAAIEMRLPDMEADIMDRINTYEDARAPGKRPAAAPVRTSAWEKVLGFFEGFEFPLRMPAGVAALVLLQLALIIGLVYKVYLGEPGSYVVLSGPEETAASGPVIIVSFVDTATEAEIRQTLSGIGGRIIDGPKAGGLYVVELPAESGSGKSVEKVIEDLRADKEVIKSVFMGEGK, encoded by the coding sequence ATGACGGCAGAAAAAAATTCGCACGAAGAGATAAAACTCCTCCTGCCCTGGTATCTCAGCGGTAAGCTCGGGGCAGACGAGCTAGAGACCGTTAAGCGTCACCTCGCTGAATGCGACGACTGCGCCGGCGAGATCGAGGAGCTCGGCTTTATGGGGGCGGCGATAACGGAGCCCGACGAGGCGCTCGACGCCGCAATCGAAATGCGGCTCCCCGACATGGAAGCGGATATCATGGACAGGATAAATACCTACGAAGACGCGCGCGCGCCGGGGAAGCGCCCGGCGGCCGCTCCGGTTCGAACGTCGGCGTGGGAAAAGGTTCTCGGGTTCTTCGAGGGGTTCGAATTCCCGCTCCGGATGCCGGCGGGCGTGGCGGCGCTGGTCCTGCTCCAGCTCGCTTTGATAATCGGCCTCGTCTACAAGGTCTACCTCGGGGAGCCCGGAAGCTACGTCGTCCTGAGCGGCCCCGAGGAAACGGCTGCATCGGGCCCCGTGATAATAGTGTCCTTCGTCGATACCGCCACCGAGGCGGAGATAAGGCAAACCCTTTCCGGGATAGGCGGGCGCATAATCGACGGCCCGAAAGCGGGCGGTCTTTACGTCGTCGAGCTTCCGGCGGAGAGCGGCTCCGGAAAATCCGTCGAGAAGGTGATCGAAGATTTAAGAGCCGACAAGGAAGTTATAAAAAGCGTGTTCATGGGGGAGGGGAAATGA
- a CDS encoding S8 family serine peptidase translates to MIALFCIFSFAPASNAQTKPERDPIPGTVPGGPANVPGPNDIPDTGPDNVPGTNPNDHVPGRVPEPERRPFSGFDKPRMPGPERGSAPAAPPDDIISEPSLPDAPKPVPDAPSSGGGRVPEPDIPDLPPLPDDPSVIQPELDTDYLTAPVFKDAVPEAAADTQYVPDEMIVLLRGASGKDAEIGGLGNRHNLDRLDTAPLSSLGVTMVLFHIPDGRSVPAVVNILAGESGVIMSQPNFYYNSLAGENPQYGAVKIGADAVSGTTTGRGITVAVVDTGIDYNHPALKDRITQKADFVSPDMSGFTGESHGTSVAGIIAASPIEEGGMSGVAPGVRLIAARACWSDSADGGKAVCSSEKLAKGIDFALSNNARVINLSVGGPRDALIAALIQQAYGSGVTVVAAAGNGGAKGKPVYPAALREVIAVSATGPDDRLYTLSTRGDYIDVAAPGVDILSPAPGGAWQMESGTSQAAAHVSGAVALILQDYPELSPFQVKHLLGSSAVDLGKPGKDPEYGEGRIDVGKALGKLDFAGEASTK, encoded by the coding sequence TTGATAGCTCTGTTCTGTATATTCTCGTTCGCTCCGGCGTCGAACGCGCAGACAAAGCCCGAAAGGGACCCGATCCCCGGCACGGTGCCGGGCGGCCCGGCAAACGTCCCGGGCCCGAACGACATTCCCGATACGGGCCCCGATAACGTTCCCGGAACGAATCCGAACGACCATGTCCCGGGGAGAGTCCCCGAGCCCGAAAGAAGGCCGTTCAGCGGCTTCGACAAACCCCGGATGCCTGGGCCGGAGCGCGGTTCCGCGCCCGCCGCGCCGCCCGATGACATAATATCCGAGCCGTCTCTTCCGGACGCGCCAAAGCCTGTGCCCGACGCGCCTTCCTCGGGGGGCGGCAGAGTTCCGGAGCCGGATATACCCGACTTGCCTCCACTTCCGGACGACCCGTCCGTCATACAGCCCGAGCTCGATACGGACTACCTTACGGCGCCAGTCTTTAAAGACGCCGTCCCCGAAGCAGCTGCAGATACGCAGTACGTTCCCGACGAGATGATAGTCCTCCTTCGCGGCGCTTCCGGGAAGGACGCCGAGATAGGCGGGCTCGGAAACAGGCACAATCTCGACAGGCTGGACACCGCGCCGCTCTCCTCGCTCGGCGTCACGATGGTCCTCTTCCACATACCCGACGGGAGGTCCGTCCCTGCCGTCGTCAACATACTCGCGGGCGAGTCGGGCGTGATCATGTCGCAGCCGAATTTCTATTACAATTCCCTCGCCGGTGAGAATCCCCAGTACGGGGCCGTCAAGATCGGGGCGGACGCCGTCAGCGGGACGACCACGGGCCGAGGCATTACAGTCGCGGTCGTTGACACCGGAATCGATTACAATCACCCGGCGCTTAAGGACAGGATAACGCAGAAGGCCGATTTCGTGAGCCCCGACATGAGCGGGTTTACAGGCGAAAGCCACGGCACTTCCGTCGCGGGGATCATCGCCGCCTCCCCAATCGAAGAGGGCGGCATGTCCGGCGTCGCGCCGGGCGTGCGTCTGATCGCGGCCCGGGCCTGCTGGTCCGATTCCGCGGACGGCGGCAAGGCCGTCTGCTCGTCCGAAAAGCTCGCGAAGGGTATAGACTTCGCCCTCTCGAACAACGCCCGGGTTATAAACCTCAGCGTCGGCGGCCCCAGGGACGCCCTCATAGCGGCGCTGATACAGCAGGCGTACGGCTCGGGCGTCACAGTCGTCGCGGCGGCCGGTAACGGCGGGGCGAAGGGAAAGCCCGTCTACCCCGCGGCCTTGCGGGAAGTCATAGCGGTTTCCGCGACCGGCCCCGACGACAGGCTCTACACCCTTTCGACGCGTGGGGATTATATAGACGTCGCCGCGCCGGGCGTGGACATCCTGAGCCCCGCGCCGGGCGGAGCCTGGCAGATGGAGTCCGGCACTTCGCAGGCCGCGGCCCACGTGTCCGGGGCGGTGGCGCTCATTCTGCAGGATTATCCCGAGCTCTCGCCGTTTCAGGTAAAGCACCTACTCGGGTCGAGCGCCGTCGATCTCGGAAAGCCGGGAAAGGACCCGGAATACGGCGAGGGCAGGATAGACGTCGGGAAGGCGCTTGGCAAGCTCGACTTCGCCGGCGAGGCCAGCACGAAATAA